Proteins co-encoded in one Deltaproteobacteria bacterium genomic window:
- a CDS encoding extracellular solute-binding protein, with protein sequence MKKYCRTYYALAPLLMLAGLCGASRATAQSADIEAAKKEAKVVVYAAVPPQTMKVINEPFEKKYGIKVEYWRASTTGVLDRALNEWRVGTAPFDVIEGNKGPQYILKAEGIFAKYQPPAAGKYPKQFLEADQLLTPWRFNPISILYNTTLVKKDEAPKTIQDLLLAKWKGKITIPDPARHTTTAQFLADLDKYEGVKWREFAKSLAQQQPFMVESFAPIVNTVVKGEAALGLTYLKYVGQYKGPIDFARLNKYLADVNYLGVNRKAPHGNAGRLYIEYICSLEGQKAMAETGEFVLYPQVAPAFPGADQVPQRTIFMEEPSAEEFQKLRDDMRQIFLLPK encoded by the coding sequence ATGAAAAAATATTGCCGGACCTACTATGCGCTCGCCCCTTTACTGATGCTCGCCGGTCTGTGCGGCGCTTCTCGGGCAACCGCCCAAAGCGCCGACATCGAGGCGGCAAAAAAAGAAGCCAAAGTCGTCGTCTACGCCGCCGTGCCGCCGCAGACCATGAAGGTCATCAATGAACCTTTTGAAAAAAAATACGGCATCAAGGTCGAATACTGGCGTGCCTCGACCACCGGCGTGTTGGACCGCGCGCTCAACGAGTGGCGCGTCGGCACGGCGCCCTTCGATGTTATCGAGGGCAACAAGGGGCCGCAATATATTCTCAAGGCCGAAGGTATTTTTGCCAAGTACCAACCGCCGGCGGCGGGCAAATATCCCAAGCAGTTTCTCGAAGCCGATCAGCTGCTCACGCCGTGGCGCTTCAATCCCATCAGCATTCTGTACAACACGACTTTGGTCAAGAAGGACGAGGCGCCGAAAACCATTCAAGATCTGCTGCTCGCCAAATGGAAAGGCAAGATCACGATCCCCGATCCGGCGCGCCATACGACGACGGCGCAGTTTCTCGCCGACTTGGACAAGTACGAAGGCGTCAAGTGGCGCGAGTTCGCCAAGAGCTTAGCCCAGCAGCAACCGTTCATGGTCGAGTCCTTCGCCCCCATCGTCAACACCGTGGTCAAAGGCGAAGCCGCGCTGGGTTTGACCTATTTAAAATATGTCGGACAATACAAAGGCCCCATCGACTTCGCCCGGTTGAATAAATATCTCGCCGACGTGAATTACTTGGGCGTCAACCGCAAAGCGCCCCATGGCAACGCCGGCCGCCTCTACATCGAATATATTTGCTCGTTGGAAGGTCAGAAAGCCATGGCCGAGACCGGGGAATTCGTGCTCTACCCACAAGTCGCGCCGGCATTTCCCGGCGCCGATCAAGTGCCGCAGCGGACGATTTTCATGGAAGAGCCGAGCGCGGAAGAATTCCAGAAACTGCGCGACGACATGCGGCAAATTTTTCTGCTGCCGAAATAG
- a CDS encoding polysaccharide deacetylase: MAQTITNWPAEKKLTVMVTIMFEVWSDGKAPPYSPMTTSLKPGTPDLLGISWSQYGGKTGIWRFMRILDDTDVKATVCLNAKAAELFPEAVKKLHASGHEIAGHSYTQDLVLPYLEPEEEKAVIQRCKRIITEAVGTAPVGWFSPVAAPTVHTAEFLAEENFIWHGDYNDTDLPYLVETPKGQLVAIAHSDFTDNRTLRSSPRDFYNVHKDTFDYLHKHEAPSLLNLTVHCHFGGRPLMSAMLHELLRYMKGFPDVWFARHDQVARWVLAQ, translated from the coding sequence ATGGCGCAAACAATCACCAACTGGCCCGCCGAAAAAAAACTCACCGTCATGGTGACGATCATGTTCGAAGTCTGGTCGGACGGCAAAGCGCCGCCCTATTCGCCGATGACCACTTCGCTCAAGCCGGGCACGCCGGATTTGTTGGGCATCTCTTGGTCGCAGTATGGTGGCAAGACTGGCATCTGGCGCTTCATGCGCATCCTCGACGACACCGATGTCAAAGCGACCGTCTGTTTGAACGCCAAAGCAGCGGAGCTGTTTCCCGAAGCGGTAAAAAAATTACACGCCAGCGGCCATGAGATCGCCGGCCATTCTTACACTCAAGATTTAGTATTGCCCTATCTCGAACCGGAAGAAGAAAAGGCAGTGATTCAACGCTGTAAGCGGATCATCACCGAAGCGGTCGGCACAGCGCCGGTCGGTTGGTTCAGCCCGGTGGCGGCACCCACGGTGCACACCGCGGAATTCTTAGCGGAAGAAAATTTTATTTGGCACGGCGACTACAACGACACCGACCTGCCCTACTTAGTCGAAACTCCAAAAGGCCAACTGGTCGCCATCGCCCACAGCGACTTCACCGACAACCGCACGCTGCGCTCGAGCCCGCGGGATTTTTACAACGTGCATAAAGATACCTTCGACTACCTGCATAAACACGAAGCGCCGTCGCTGCTCAATCTCACCGTCCATTGCCACTTCGGCGGCCGGCCGCTGATGTCGGCGATGTTGCACGAACTGCTCCGCTACATGAAAGGTTTCCCCGATGTCTGGTTCGCGCGCCACGACCAAGTCGCGCGCTGGGTGCTGGCGCAGTGA
- a CDS encoding sigma-70 family RNA polymerase sigma factor: protein MAGVHHGAEADDADAEAGFAEQAVFHDTQHKTATRFTASVWCTTAASGLGTFSPSGSLWPWRTTRLDTTYTLYYNGPAVTRSDVRQQVAGRERFSSEILGYLDHLYRVAFHLVRNDDEARDCVQETCARAFSAYSQFTPGSNLKAWLTRILYNFFFDSYARNKRMVAIDDLSDADQGKDSWQTVRTDQAAPDQQFLQKDLGVKVGAALKKIPEEFRAPIVLVDMGDFSYAEAAEILSCPIGTVRSRLSRGRKLMHKQLSGYLGKSGADR, encoded by the coding sequence ATGGCCGGCGTGCACCATGGTGCCGAGGCCGATGACGCTGACGCGGAGGCCGGTTTTGCCGAGCAGGCGGTATTTCATGACACTCAACATAAAACAGCGACGCGGTTTACTGCAAGTGTCTGGTGCACAACGGCTGCAAGCGGTCTGGGAACTTTTTCGCCGAGCGGTTCGTTATGGCCGTGGAGAACCACGCGATTGGACACGACCTACACGCTCTATTACAATGGCCCGGCCGTGACTCGAAGCGATGTGCGCCAGCAAGTAGCAGGGCGGGAGAGATTTTCTTCGGAGATCCTCGGCTATCTCGATCATCTCTACCGGGTGGCGTTTCATCTGGTGCGCAACGATGACGAAGCGCGGGACTGCGTGCAGGAGACCTGCGCCCGGGCGTTCAGCGCCTACAGCCAATTCACTCCCGGCAGCAATCTGAAGGCCTGGCTGACGCGAATACTCTATAATTTCTTTTTCGATTCTTATGCGCGTAACAAACGGATGGTCGCCATCGACGATTTATCCGACGCCGACCAGGGTAAGGATTCTTGGCAAACTGTGCGCACCGATCAAGCGGCACCGGATCAACAATTCTTGCAAAAGGATCTCGGCGTCAAGGTTGGCGCGGCATTGAAAAAAATCCCCGAAGAATTCCGCGCGCCGATCGTCTTGGTTGACATGGGCGACTTTTCTTACGCCGAGGCGGCGGAAATTCTCTCTTGCCCCATCGGCACGGTGCGTTCGCGTCTGTCGCGCGGTCGCAAACTGATGCACAAACAATTGAGCGGATACCTGGGCAAAAGCGGGGCGGATCGATAA
- the yqeC gene encoding putative selenium-dependent hydroxylase accessory protein YqeC, giving the protein MDASSIKTKTRLFACISTVKELGDRAMQLSEALGLRRGEMAALIGAGGKTTTLFRLARELRDQGSKVLVTTTTKMFKPNKPHVDRLFLVEQLAALREACADIAAPVVIGAGAAINEEGKLLGIPPDWLDAMNQSSQFDAILVEADGAASRLFKIPGDGEPVIPASSQLTIWLMAIGVLDKPLDPAWIHRAERATALLQVDEKEMMTEERIVELVQHPAGCWKGIPAASRRVAVINQADSPEQVERAQSLAQKLLGCGVERTVITSYAGQEPVKEVVQS; this is encoded by the coding sequence ATGGACGCAAGCTCGATCAAAACGAAAACCAGACTTTTTGCTTGCATCTCCACGGTGAAAGAGTTAGGTGACAGGGCCATGCAGTTGAGCGAAGCGCTGGGCTTGCGCCGCGGCGAGATGGCGGCCTTGATCGGCGCCGGCGGCAAAACCACGACGCTGTTCCGTCTAGCGCGCGAACTGCGCGACCAAGGCAGCAAAGTTCTCGTCACCACCACGACCAAAATGTTCAAGCCCAACAAGCCCCATGTCGACCGCCTGTTTCTCGTCGAGCAACTCGCGGCGTTGCGCGAAGCTTGCGCCGACATCGCGGCGCCGGTGGTGATCGGCGCCGGCGCGGCGATCAATGAAGAGGGCAAGTTGCTCGGCATTCCCCCTGATTGGCTCGATGCCATGAACCAGTCCAGTCAATTCGATGCGATCCTAGTCGAGGCCGACGGCGCGGCGTCACGATTGTTCAAAATTCCCGGCGACGGCGAGCCGGTGATTCCCGCGAGTTCTCAGTTAACCATTTGGTTGATGGCGATCGGCGTGCTCGACAAGCCGCTTGACCCGGCTTGGATCCATCGCGCCGAACGGGCCACAGCGCTGTTGCAAGTTGACGAAAAAGAAATGATGACCGAGGAACGAATCGTTGAACTGGTCCAACATCCAGCAGGCTGTTGGAAAGGGATACCAGCGGCGAGTCGCCGCGTCGCCGTGATCAATCAAGCCGACAGCCCGGAGCAGGTGGAGCGAGCGCAAAGTCTGGCGCAAAAACTGCTCGGCTGCGGCGTCGAAAGAACCGTGATCACCAGCTACGCCGGCCAAGAACCGGTCAAAGAAGTTGTCCAGAGCTAA
- the yacG gene encoding DNA gyrase inhibitor YacG has protein sequence MALVVKCPTCRKEVSWEGNPCRPFCSERCRTIDLGAWTEERFKIPGDDDDLDALLSELDDDDDEAR, from the coding sequence ATGGCGCTCGTGGTGAAATGTCCAACTTGCCGTAAAGAAGTTTCCTGGGAAGGAAATCCCTGCCGGCCGTTTTGCAGCGAGCGTTGCCGGACCATCGATCTCGGTGCCTGGACCGAAGAGCGTTTTAAGATTCCTGGCGATGATGACGATTTGGACGCGCTGCTGAGCGAATTAGATGACGACGACGATGAAGCTCGTTAG
- a CDS encoding 6-carboxytetrahydropterin synthase: MSRTFSIEVAKDYFNFASAHFLIFANGQREPLHGHNYQVSVKLEGELDRAGVVLDFISFKPMVKRICDGLDHRTLIQRDSPNLKVRRRASEIEVRYRRQKIILPKQDVILLPLVNTSTELLAEHVANLIRRGIKQKFSGAKIRSLEVGVEEARGQRGIYQGEF, from the coding sequence ATGTCACGAACGTTTAGCATCGAAGTGGCCAAGGATTATTTCAACTTCGCGTCGGCGCATTTTCTCATCTTCGCCAACGGCCAGCGCGAACCTTTGCATGGCCACAACTATCAAGTGTCGGTGAAGCTCGAAGGCGAGTTGGACCGCGCCGGCGTGGTGTTGGATTTTATCTCGTTCAAACCGATGGTGAAACGGATCTGCGATGGCCTCGATCACCGCACGCTGATTCAGCGCGACAGTCCCAACCTCAAAGTGCGCCGGCGCGCCAGCGAGATCGAAGTGCGCTATCGCCGGCAAAAGATCATTTTGCCGAAGCAAGACGTCATTCTGCTACCGCTGGTGAACACCAGCACCGAGCTGTTGGCCGAACATGTGGCCAATCTGATCCGCCGCGGCATCAAGCAAAAATTTTCCGGTGCCAAGATCCGCTCTCTGGAAGTCGGCGTCGAAGAGGCGCGCGGCCAACGGGGCATTTACCAAGGCGAGTTTTAG
- a CDS encoding acyl-ACP--UDP-N-acetylglucosamine O-acyltransferase has translation MTIHPSAIIDPKAEIDSEVEIGPYVVIEGAVKIKRGTRVMAHAYLTGWTEIGADNEIHPGAVLGDAPQDKAYKGQESYLKIGDGNIFREYVQVHRGTAAGSATVIGNDNFLMATSHVGHNCKLGDNVILANGALLGGHVEVGDNVFISGNCVVHQFVRVGDFALMRGLSGTSRDVPPYAIMDWQHTVRGVNVVGLKRAGFDDKRIRAIRAAFRILFRKGRNLALAVKEVEEVGTANSDVLAVLNFIKSSKRGVCFGAD, from the coding sequence ATGACCATTCATCCCAGCGCTATTATCGATCCCAAAGCTGAGATTGACTCGGAAGTTGAGATCGGTCCTTACGTGGTCATCGAAGGGGCGGTCAAGATCAAGCGCGGCACCCGGGTGATGGCCCATGCTTATCTCACCGGTTGGACCGAGATCGGCGCGGACAACGAGATTCATCCCGGCGCGGTGCTTGGCGACGCGCCTCAGGACAAAGCTTACAAGGGGCAGGAAAGCTATTTAAAGATTGGCGACGGCAACATCTTTCGCGAATATGTTCAGGTGCATCGCGGCACGGCGGCAGGCTCGGCGACGGTGATTGGCAATGATAATTTTCTCATGGCGACTTCCCACGTCGGCCATAACTGCAAGCTCGGCGATAACGTTATCCTCGCTAACGGCGCTTTACTCGGCGGCCATGTTGAGGTTGGCGATAATGTGTTTATTTCCGGCAACTGCGTGGTGCATCAGTTCGTGCGCGTCGGTGATTTTGCGCTGATGCGCGGCCTCAGCGGCACCAGCCGCGACGTGCCGCCCTACGCGATCATGGATTGGCAACACACCGTGCGCGGCGTCAACGTGGTGGGTTTGAAACGCGCGGGATTCGACGACAAACGGATACGCGCGATCCGGGCGGCGTTTCGCATCTTGTTCCGCAAGGGGCGGAATTTGGCATTGGCGGTCAAAGAAGTAGAGGAAGTCGGGACGGCCAACAGCGATGTGTTGGCCGTCTTGAATTTCATCAAAAGTTCGAAGCGCGGAGTCTGCTTCGGCGCCGATTAG
- a CDS encoding 4,5-dihydroxyphthalate decarboxylase, producing MAQLKLTLALSHYDRHLPLFDGSVTANGVDLQVLEVGQSSPLKHGQDRHERMLQKSEFDICELSLSSYLIAKSRGMPFTAIPVFPRRLFSLSQMWVNKNAGINSPKDLLGKKVGLSTFQTTLSVLAKGDLQSEYSVPWRDIDWYISKDEAVPLKPMDGVRMQLVKPGQKIGAMLEQGEIAALMVPHPPKEALRGGGNIRRLFADPKTEEAKYFKKNGYYPIMHVVAFKDSVLNKDPWLAKSVAGAFDKAKKACLEYYDDPNWSRFVWGRHLFEEERAAFGDDPWPHGLKMNRANLERFVGYSLDQGLMEKKLAVEEMFVDTDD from the coding sequence ATGGCGCAACTGAAACTTACTTTGGCTTTATCGCATTATGATCGGCATCTGCCGTTGTTCGACGGTTCGGTGACGGCGAATGGCGTTGACTTGCAGGTCTTGGAAGTCGGCCAGTCGAGTCCGCTCAAGCATGGCCAGGATCGTCACGAGCGCATGCTGCAAAAGAGCGAGTTCGATATTTGCGAGCTGTCGCTATCATCGTATCTGATCGCCAAGAGTCGCGGCATGCCGTTTACGGCGATCCCGGTGTTTCCCCGCCGGCTGTTTAGCTTGTCGCAGATGTGGGTGAACAAGAACGCGGGAATCAACTCGCCGAAGGATTTGCTCGGCAAGAAAGTCGGCCTGAGCACGTTTCAGACTACTCTTTCGGTGCTGGCCAAGGGCGATTTGCAATCCGAATATAGTGTCCCATGGCGCGACATCGACTGGTATATTTCCAAAGACGAAGCGGTGCCGCTGAAGCCTATGGACGGCGTGCGTATGCAGCTTGTCAAGCCGGGACAAAAAATCGGCGCGATGTTGGAGCAAGGCGAGATTGCCGCGCTGATGGTGCCTCATCCACCCAAGGAAGCGCTACGTGGTGGCGGTAATATTCGCCGGTTGTTCGCCGATCCTAAGACGGAAGAGGCGAAGTACTTTAAAAAAAATGGTTACTATCCGATCATGCATGTGGTGGCGTTCAAAGATTCCGTCCTAAATAAAGATCCTTGGCTGGCGAAAAGCGTCGCTGGTGCCTTCGACAAGGCGAAAAAGGCTTGCCTCGAATACTATGACGATCCCAACTGGTCACGCTTCGTTTGGGGGCGCCATTTATTCGAAGAAGAGCGCGCCGCTTTCGGCGACGATCCGTGGCCCCACGGTCTGAAAATGAATCGCGCCAATCTTGAACGCTTTGTCGGCTATTCGCTCGATCAGGGGCTGATGGAGAAAAAGCTCGCGGTCGAAGAAATGTTTGTCGACACGGATGATTGA
- a CDS encoding aldo/keto reductase, with the protein MLSVMKYRLLGKTGLRVSVIGLGTMVHAGHFGPMKDDESLGAIDTALDLGVNFIDTSDAYGAGYSETLLGSALKGKRDKVILATKGGNVMTGPNRGKRIFAADYISRVMDESLQRLQTDYIDLYQLHNPTVDVIERGEVWEVLARAKQAGKIRHYGVSINSMEEGVAAVKDGRAETIQVEYNLLAQEPAEKIFPLAGQANVGIIARVPLRRGILSGKMTVADEQRFQGEDVRARSFKGEPFKQELAKVEQLRLLVHGGVQTMAQAALAFCVAHPAVSITIPGARNQAQMRDNAAAAEVEIPQSDLNQVATLWQNGFRI; encoded by the coding sequence ATGTTGAGTGTCATGAAATACCGCCTGCTCGGCAAAACCGGCCTCCGCGTCAGCGTCATCGGCCTCGGCACCATGGTGCACGCCGGCCATTTCGGGCCGATGAAAGATGACGAATCCCTCGGCGCCATCGATACCGCCCTCGATTTGGGCGTCAACTTCATCGACACCTCGGACGCCTACGGCGCCGGCTACTCGGAAACCTTGCTCGGCAGCGCGCTCAAAGGCAAGCGCGACAAAGTCATACTCGCCACCAAGGGCGGCAACGTCATGACCGGGCCGAACCGCGGCAAGCGCATCTTCGCCGCGGATTACATCAGCCGGGTGATGGACGAAAGTTTGCAGCGGCTGCAAACCGACTATATCGATCTCTATCAACTGCACAATCCCACTGTCGACGTCATCGAACGAGGCGAAGTGTGGGAGGTGTTGGCGCGCGCCAAACAAGCGGGCAAAATCCGCCACTACGGCGTGTCGATCAATTCCATGGAGGAAGGCGTCGCCGCGGTCAAAGACGGGCGCGCCGAAACCATTCAAGTCGAATATAACTTGCTGGCCCAGGAACCGGCCGAGAAAATTTTTCCCTTGGCCGGGCAAGCCAATGTCGGCATCATCGCCCGCGTGCCGCTGCGCCGAGGAATTCTCAGCGGCAAGATGACCGTCGCCGACGAACAACGCTTTCAAGGCGAAGATGTCCGCGCCCGCAGTTTCAAAGGCGAGCCGTTTAAACAGGAGTTGGCCAAAGTCGAGCAGCTGCGCCTTTTAGTTCACGGCGGGGTTCAAACCATGGCGCAAGCGGCGCTGGCGTTCTGCGTCGCCCATCCGGCGGTAAGCATCACCATCCCCGGCGCGCGCAACCAAGCGCAAATGCGCGACAACGCCGCCGCAGCGGAAGTGGAAATTCCCCAGAGCGATCTCAACCAAGTCGCCACCCTGTGGCAAAACGGTTTCAGAATTTAG
- a CDS encoding ornithine cyclodeaminase family protein yields MPFLIRAEEVTGLLTMEAAIDAVEAGFREWGRSAELNGPRRRITTPEGVRVSVHPGGVPSLGGIGVLAHAEHVAVSKEVQTYHNMGGPVTVLFDTKDASLQGMIVGRIGLREIEAERPTPMRTAATSAVGTRCLARKDATRLGILGAGGEAKYHLLALSKISNFQSAKVFCRTEKTRNEFCRMMEKIVPCDLQPVASAQQALQGADVVLTATNSNVAVFDGDWLEPGTHVTSIMGGNVGLVNAGIAATKRRELDDTTIRRSDVIVVNSREQAIQDEQGDLYDPVQAGFLTWQRVGELGALLNGMIPGRVDEKQITLFKNNAGQGIADVAIASKVFSLARAQGMGIEF; encoded by the coding sequence ATGCCATTCTTAATTCGCGCCGAGGAAGTCACCGGATTGTTGACCATGGAAGCGGCGATCGATGCGGTGGAAGCGGGCTTCCGTGAATGGGGCCGTAGCGCCGAGCTCAACGGCCCGCGCCGGCGCATCACCACTCCCGAGGGTGTGCGCGTGAGCGTTCATCCCGGCGGCGTGCCGTCGCTGGGCGGCATCGGCGTGCTCGCCCACGCCGAACATGTGGCGGTGTCGAAGGAAGTGCAGACCTACCACAACATGGGCGGTCCGGTGACGGTTCTGTTCGACACCAAAGACGCGTCGCTCCAAGGGATGATCGTCGGTCGAATTGGGTTGCGCGAAATCGAAGCGGAGCGGCCGACGCCGATGCGCACGGCGGCGACCAGCGCGGTCGGAACCCGCTGTCTGGCCCGCAAGGACGCCACGAGGCTCGGTATCCTCGGCGCTGGCGGCGAAGCCAAGTATCATTTGTTGGCGCTATCAAAAATTAGCAACTTTCAAAGCGCTAAAGTTTTCTGCCGCACGGAGAAAACCCGCAATGAATTTTGCCGCATGATGGAAAAAATCGTTCCCTGCGATTTGCAACCGGTGGCGAGCGCGCAACAAGCGCTGCAAGGCGCCGACGTGGTTTTGACCGCGACCAATTCCAATGTCGCGGTGTTCGACGGCGACTGGTTGGAGCCCGGCACCCATGTGACGTCGATCATGGGCGGCAACGTCGGTTTGGTCAACGCCGGCATCGCCGCCACCAAACGGCGTGAACTCGACGACACGACGATCCGGCGCAGCGACGTGATCGTGGTCAATTCCCGCGAACAGGCGATTCAAGACGAGCAGGGCGATCTTTACGATCCGGTTCAGGCAGGCTTTTTAACCTGGCAAAGAGTTGGCGAACTTGGCGCGTTGCTCAATGGCATGATTCCGGGACGTGTCGATGAAAAGCAGATTACGCTATTCAAGAACAATGCCGGGCAAGGCATCGCGGACGTGGCGATTGCTAGCAAAGTTTTTTCATTGGCGCGCGCGCAGGGCATGGGCATTGAATTCTGA